One part of the Sporosarcina ureae genome encodes these proteins:
- a CDS encoding diacylglycerol kinase family protein: MKRFLKSFIYAWEGILDGFAHGRNMKFHGLSAMIVVIAGLFTGLSQIEWMIIFIVIAGMMALELMNTAVEYVVDLVTTEFHPLAKKAKDIAAGSVLVYAIASAIVGCIIFFPKWFG; encoded by the coding sequence ATGAAAAGATTCTTGAAATCATTCATCTATGCATGGGAAGGTATTTTGGATGGCTTTGCGCATGGACGTAATATGAAATTTCATGGTTTATCAGCAATGATTGTAGTAATTGCCGGCTTGTTTACTGGTCTTTCACAAATAGAATGGATGATCATTTTCATCGTCATTGCAGGTATGATGGCGCTCGAATTAATGAATACAGCAGTGGAATACGTTGTAGATCTTGTGACAACGGAGTTCCACCCGCTAGCTAAAAAAGCTAAAGATATCGCAGCGGGATCGGTTCTTGTGTACGCTATAGCAAGTGCGATCGTCGGCTGTATAATTTTCTTTCCAAAATGGTTTGGATGA
- the ybeY gene encoding rRNA maturation RNase YbeY, producing MIDFYFEDETESVDPNSETLIKDLLTHASIMEKMEGLYELSITFMDDESIQAVNAEYRGKDRPTDVISFALEELSEGEVAIIHESDMPVVLGDIIISIDTAKRQAAEYNHTFERELGFLALHGFLHLLGYDHLDEKQEREMFSRQTEILTAFGLERQ from the coding sequence ATGATAGATTTTTATTTCGAAGATGAAACGGAAAGCGTGGACCCGAATTCAGAGACATTGATCAAGGACCTGTTGACTCATGCATCCATAATGGAAAAAATGGAAGGTTTATATGAGTTGTCCATTACATTTATGGATGATGAATCTATTCAGGCAGTGAATGCCGAGTACAGAGGAAAAGATCGCCCAACTGATGTTATTTCATTTGCGCTTGAAGAATTGTCTGAAGGGGAAGTGGCGATTATTCACGAAAGCGACATGCCAGTTGTGCTCGGGGATATCATTATTTCCATCGATACTGCAAAGCGCCAAGCAGCGGAATATAATCATACGTTCGAGCGTGAACTTGGGTTTCTTGCATTACATGGATTCTTGCATTTGCTCGGATATGATCATCTAGATGAAAAACAAGAACGTGAAATGTTCAGCAGACAGACGGAGATTTTGACTGCATTCGGGCTGGAGCGTCAGTGA